TAAACGCTGCTGGAAATGGCAGAGACAAGCACTGGGAAGGTGACTGGAAGGACGCCGATGGAGACGGCTACCTGGACATCTATGGCACGGCGAGCGATTCTTCCAGCGTTGAACTCGATAGGGAGGCCATACAGGTGGTACTCAACAGCGGTGTTTCCAGAACATTCCAGGCCTGGATACGGTGGACCGACTATCCGTATCCAGCCCGTGGGCCAACGAACGATTTTGACGCCTATCTCCTTTGTGATAACGGGAGTGCATGGGAAACTGTGGCCAGTTCTGAAGACCTCCAAAACGGCGCCTTTGGACAGGAGCCCTTGGAATACATTTACTTCGACCTCGCCAGCAAGGGCTGGGACGACGGCGAAAACCATCACTGCATGTTGGTCGTTACTAAAAACAATGCGCCAGATGCCAATTCAATGCACTTCGACATTTGGTGGACCAAAGTGGCGGGTTACTGGTATCGCGATGACGGCACCTACAGAGCTGTAGTGGAGGAAGGCAGCGTGAGCCCACCCGGCGACCACCCCGGTGTTCTCACCGTCGGTGCGGTGAACTGGAAAGATGTTTCAACGCCTGAAAACTTCAGCGCGATGGGACCGGCGTACAACCCCTACCTGCAGACGGGTTACTGGCTCAAGCCCAACGTTGTTGCCCCGGACGGTGTCGCAACCTATAGCTTAGGGTCATTTTCCGGAACCTCCGCAGCCGCCCCCCACGTTGCCGGCGTGGTGGCGGACGTGCTGAGCGCGAGATCAACGATAACACCAGATACCATGATCTGGATCATAGAGAAAACCTCAAAGGACATAAACGCCACGGGGGCCGACTACTACACGGGTTACGGTCTGGTGAACGCGAGCGACGCAACGCCCCAGAGGGTTGGCTGGACGTATCCGACCCCCGAGAGGGACTCGATAGTGGACGTGCAGGAGGTCACCCTCAACGTCACGACATGGTACAAGCAGCTCAACCAGAGCAACCTGACCCTCGATGGGACGACATACCGGATGACGGGTAGCTCGAACCTGAAATCCTGGTGGACTTCATTGAGCGACCTTCCCGAGGGTGAGCACGTCTACAACGCCACGACCCTCGACAGGTTCAAGGTATGGACCGTGCAAACGTACAGCAGGAGGTTCTACGTGAACCTTGGAACCAAGAACCCCACCGAAGGAATAGACGGGGACGCGGTCACGGGGCCTGGAGGAGCCTGGGCCAACGACGAGACGATAGCGCCCGACAGCTCAGGTATAGTCGATGGAACCTTCGTCTGGAAGGACGCCAACGACGCCTACACGTCCCCCTGCACTGGAAGAACATACAACATCACAGAGGTCCAGTTGAGGGCCGACGGGGACCACATCTACGTCCTCGTCAAGTTCAAGGACACGCTGCCAATAGGAACCAACCCCGCTCCCCTCGTCGGAGTAGGCTTCGATACAGATAACGACGGAAACCTCGACTACAGGGCCTACGCATTCCTCAACAAGCCCGGCGTCAGCGATGGAAACGCAGAATTCCTCGACGTCTACGACTCCAGCTGGAACAACGTCGCTAACGGCGACCCGTCCCACACGGTGTTCGTGGCCCTCAACAACGTCGTTGAGATGCAGATCCCCCTGGGAGTGATAGGTAGTCCCAGCGGAACCATAGGAATATCCGCCTGGGTGTACGAGGGTCTCGGGGCGGAGAGGATCTGTTACGGCAGTGACTCGATGACTGACAACGGAAACACCCTGACGACGGTGGACCTTGCACAGGTGCCCTTCTCCCCCAATATTTCGTTGCTTGTACTGGCAACCCTGGGGATCGTGGCGTATCTCAGAAAACAGCAAAACTGATGGGTGAACGTCTAATTTTTCCACTTTTTTAACTGCTACTAACAAGACTTCGGGCCCTGAGCTGTGATGATGGCCACCCTAGCTGAGGCCCACGTGGTTTCTGGCTTTTTTCCTTATCCTGTAAACCTCAGGTATCGCGTGGTAGCCGTAGATGACCATCACCCTGCCGATGACTATGAAGAGGATACCAATGTAGATCAGCAGCAGAGGGATACCGAGGAGCATAAGACCGTATCCCCAGATTATTGC
This Thermococcus cleftensis DNA region includes the following protein-coding sequences:
- a CDS encoding S8 family serine peptidase, producing the protein MSLPPITPATTPSEKKGGKHDPSIVQKLRESDFIPEGQQVKSNPKGVRVLIYIDPDYFKGKSFKEAIRSAKALLEQKGVIVLDAGANPIVAVVPDERTLTAAESLTFVAYVRDGEIPLAQPTAGSVLSQGVYNISAHYAWSKGYNGSGVRVGVLDIPSGVGGFSNYQNLIQAGELPQNTQLYADYGTGSGVHGSACAEIIYDVAPGIDGMYLGVYSTTEEMYNVTKWFADNGVKVVSHSISNYGWGPSQFDTDNDGIPEFWDVYRVINHTLENGIVWVNAAGNGRDKHWEGDWKDADGDGYLDIYGTASDSSSVELDREAIQVVLNSGVSRTFQAWIRWTDYPYPARGPTNDFDAYLLCDNGSAWETVASSEDLQNGAFGQEPLEYIYFDLASKGWDDGENHHCMLVVTKNNAPDANSMHFDIWWTKVAGYWYRDDGTYRAVVEEGSVSPPGDHPGVLTVGAVNWKDVSTPENFSAMGPAYNPYLQTGYWLKPNVVAPDGVATYSLGSFSGTSAAAPHVAGVVADVLSARSTITPDTMIWIIEKTSKDINATGADYYTGYGLVNASDATPQRVGWTYPTPERDSIVDVQEVTLNVTTWYKQLNQSNLTLDGTTYRMTGSSNLKSWWTSLSDLPEGEHVYNATTLDRFKVWTVQTYSRRFYVNLGTKNPTEGIDGDAVTGPGGAWANDETIAPDSSGIVDGTFVWKDANDAYTSPCTGRTYNITEVQLRADGDHIYVLVKFKDTLPIGTNPAPLVGVGFDTDNDGNLDYRAYAFLNKPGVSDGNAEFLDVYDSSWNNVANGDPSHTVFVALNNVVEMQIPLGVIGSPSGTIGISAWVYEGLGAERICYGSDSMTDNGNTLTTVDLAQVPFSPNISLLVLATLGIVAYLRKQQN